The Lewinella sp. 4G2 nucleotide sequence CGGCACTCCGCCTACGGAATTGCCTTCAACGAAACCCAACGGATGGCCTTGCGGGCGGACGCCACCCTGGGCACGGACGCACCCGACGCCGGGAAGGCCGGCCTCGAAGCCGCTCGCGCCTTGGCCGTGCTGAGTTACCGCCACTACCGGACCTACGACGCGACCCAGACCCAACCCGACCTGAACGACGTGGACGATTTTCGCGCCAGTAGCTACCAGCGTTACCAGGGCTTCAAACTGTGGAAGCGCTTCGACCCAGTTTGCTACTACACCCTCTCCCGGAGCATGGATACCCACAACCTGGGCCGGCACCGGGGCGGAGAGGCGGTGGCGCTGGCCACGATCCAGTCGCCGACGCTCATCATCAGTATCGATACGGATATTTTGTTTCCGACGGAGGAGCAATCGTTGCTCTCCCGCCACATCAAAAACAGCAGGCTGGAGGTGATGCAATCGGATTACGGCCACGACGGTTTTTTGGTGGAAACCAAAACCATCGGCCTTTTGCTGGCGGACTTCCTGGCGGACCAACTACAAATTGATGCGGGGACGAAACGGGCGTTTACGGAAGGGCTTTCGGGGCGGAATTTTGCGATTCCGGGGAGTGAGGAGGTTTAGGGGGGCGGAATTTGGAGGGGTTTAACGAAAACCCGGGATCTGTTTGACCTTCGGTCAAGCCTGATCCCGGGCTATCATGGTGATCCCTACCGGGATCGCTATAGCGCTAACAGGGAAGAAACCGAGATATTTGGTTCCCGTGGAGTGGGTTCCGTTTCGTTGGGGATGACGAGTTCCTGCCAGGTTTCGGCGGAGCCGGTGAAGACGTTTTTGTCGATGCGGCCGTTGATGCCGCGGGTTTTGCCCCGGTCGGTGAATTGCCAGAAGGCGTACGCGTGGTTATCCACAGTCACCGGTTTTTTGCGGGC carries:
- the metX gene encoding homoserine O-acetyltransferase — its product is MHPFTLESGATLPEVTAAYNTYGALNAARDNVIFVCHALTANSDCADWWPGLVGPGDTLDPEKYFIVCVNMLGSCYGTTSPLSLNPETGRAYGLDFPLVTTRDNARFFALVADHLGIGKIRLLMGGSMGGQCAGEWACLQPERIELLCLLATNARHSAYGIAFNETQRMALRADATLGTDAPDAGKAGLEAARALAVLSYRHYRTYDATQTQPDLNDVDDFRASSYQRYQGFKLWKRFDPVCYYTLSRSMDTHNLGRHRGGEAVALATIQSPTLIISIDTDILFPTEEQSLLSRHIKNSRLEVMQSDYGHDGFLVETKTIGLLLADFLADQLQIDAGTKRAFTEGLSGRNFAIPGSEEV